The Burkholderia mayonis genome window below encodes:
- the nadB gene encoding L-aspartate oxidase produces MNFDVAIVGSGLAGLSVALNLAQTRRVALIAKRSMMEGASDYAQGGIAAVLDSADSVENHVNDTLIAGGGLCDEAATRYIVEHGREAIEWLISQGVPFTKDDAAELGFHLTREGGHSHRRIIHAADATGHAVLATLSERARTHPNITFFEDHHAIDLITSDRLGLPGLPGRRCVGLYALDVQTGQTVTIEAPHTVLATGGAGKVYLYTTNPDTATGDGIAMAWRAGCRIANMEFIQFHPTCLFHPYAKSFLISEAVRGEGGLLKLPDGTRLMPAHDPRAELAPRDIVARAIDFEIKKRGIDCVYLDISHQPEAFLREHFPTIFARCLEFGIDISKEPIPVVPAAHYTCGGVVTDLAGRTDIAGLYAVGETSCTGLHGANRLASNSLLECLVIGRATADAIESAGYDSATHGPLPAWDESRVADADEEVVVAHNWDELRRLMWNYVGIVRTDKRLERAQHRLKLLRDEIHEYYAHFRVSRDLLELRNLVDVASLIVDSARARHESRGLHYSRDWPQALPKALPTVLTPTRRASK; encoded by the coding sequence ATGAATTTCGATGTGGCGATCGTCGGCAGCGGCCTCGCCGGCTTGTCGGTCGCGCTCAATCTCGCACAAACGCGACGCGTCGCGCTGATCGCGAAGCGGTCGATGATGGAGGGTGCGAGCGACTACGCGCAAGGCGGCATCGCCGCGGTGCTCGATTCGGCGGACAGCGTCGAGAATCACGTGAACGACACACTGATCGCGGGCGGCGGCCTGTGCGACGAAGCCGCGACGCGCTACATCGTCGAGCACGGCCGCGAAGCGATCGAATGGCTGATCTCGCAGGGCGTGCCGTTTACGAAGGACGACGCCGCGGAACTCGGCTTCCACCTGACCCGCGAAGGCGGCCACAGCCATCGCCGCATCATTCACGCGGCCGATGCAACGGGCCACGCCGTGCTCGCAACGCTTTCCGAGCGCGCCCGCACACACCCGAACATCACGTTCTTCGAGGATCACCACGCGATCGACCTCATCACGTCCGATCGCCTCGGGCTGCCCGGCCTGCCGGGCCGGCGCTGCGTCGGCCTCTACGCGCTCGACGTACAGACCGGTCAAACGGTGACGATCGAGGCGCCGCACACGGTGCTCGCGACGGGCGGCGCCGGCAAGGTCTATCTGTACACGACGAACCCGGACACCGCGACAGGCGACGGCATCGCGATGGCGTGGCGCGCGGGCTGCCGGATCGCGAACATGGAGTTCATCCAGTTCCATCCGACCTGCCTGTTCCACCCGTACGCGAAGTCGTTCCTCATTTCCGAGGCGGTGCGCGGCGAAGGCGGCCTCCTCAAGCTGCCGGACGGCACCCGCTTGATGCCCGCGCACGATCCGCGCGCGGAGCTCGCGCCGCGCGACATCGTCGCGCGCGCGATCGACTTCGAGATCAAGAAGCGCGGGATCGACTGCGTGTATCTCGACATCAGCCACCAGCCCGAAGCGTTCCTGCGCGAGCACTTCCCGACGATCTTCGCGCGCTGCCTCGAGTTCGGCATCGACATCTCGAAGGAGCCGATCCCGGTCGTTCCGGCCGCGCACTACACGTGCGGCGGCGTCGTCACGGATCTTGCCGGACGCACCGACATCGCGGGCCTTTACGCAGTAGGCGAGACGTCGTGCACAGGCCTGCACGGCGCGAACCGCCTCGCGAGCAATTCGCTCCTCGAATGCCTCGTGATCGGCCGCGCGACCGCCGACGCGATCGAGAGCGCCGGCTACGATTCGGCGACGCACGGCCCGCTGCCAGCATGGGACGAGAGCCGCGTGGCGGACGCGGACGAGGAAGTGGTCGTCGCGCACAACTGGGACGAATTGCGCCGCCTGATGTGGAACTACGTCGGCATCGTGCGCACCGACAAGCGCCTCGAACGCGCGCAGCATCGCCTGAAGCTGTTGCGCGACGAGATCCACGAGTATTACGCGCACTTCCGCGTGAGCCGCGATCTGCTCGAGCTGCGCAATCTCGTCGACGTCGCGTCGCTGATCGTCGACAGCGCGCGAGCGCGCCACGAAAGCCGCGGCCTGCACTACAGCCGCGACTGGCCGCAGGCATTGCCGAAGGCGCTGCCGACCGTACTCACGCCGACGCGGCGGGCATCGAAATGA
- the rpmG gene encoding 50S ribosomal protein L33, with translation MAKGARDKIKLESTAGTGHFYTTTKNKRNMPEKMEIMKFDPVARKHVAYKETKIK, from the coding sequence ATGGCGAAAGGCGCACGCGACAAGATCAAGCTCGAGTCGACCGCTGGCACGGGTCACTTCTATACGACCACGAAGAACAAGCGCAACATGCCGGAAAAGATGGAGATCATGAAGTTCGATCCCGTCGCCCGCAAGCACGTGGCGTACAAAGAAACCAAGATCAAGTAA
- the rpmB gene encoding 50S ribosomal protein L28 gives MARVCQVTGKAPMSGNNVSHANNKTKRRFLPNLQNRRFWVESENRWVRLRVSNAGLRLIDKNGIDSVLADLRARGEA, from the coding sequence ATGGCACGCGTATGCCAAGTAACTGGGAAAGCGCCGATGAGCGGCAACAACGTTTCCCACGCCAACAACAAGACGAAGCGTCGCTTCCTGCCGAATCTGCAAAACCGCCGGTTCTGGGTTGAAAGCGAAAACCGTTGGGTGCGTCTGCGCGTTTCGAACGCCGGCCTGCGCCTGATCGACAAGAACGGCATCGATTCCGTGCTCGCCGACCTGCGCGCACGCGGCGAAGCCTAA
- the radC gene encoding RadC family protein, producing MQYETFTVGENVDDEPPRDRLAPPPAAPPAPAAPRPRPAAAAHRGRDLPRERLLARGPAALSDAELVALLLGSGLPGHDVFALAHTLLARFGSLRTLLDAAPDDFKGLRGIGPARTAILVAVVELARRALAEKARERPLVDSPGAVEDYLRLLIGTRQHEVFVCLFLDARHRLLQTEETAHGSLTRMAVYPREIVRRALSLNAAALIVAHNHPSGAVRPSAADRRLTRVLRDALALIDVRLMDHFVVSASDTFSFAQAGWI from the coding sequence ATGCAGTATGAGACTTTTACAGTCGGCGAGAACGTCGACGACGAGCCCCCACGCGATCGGCTCGCCCCGCCGCCGGCCGCTCCGCCGGCTCCGGCTGCACCGCGCCCGCGGCCCGCCGCCGCGGCGCACCGCGGGCGCGACCTGCCGCGCGAACGCCTGCTTGCGCGCGGGCCTGCCGCGCTGTCGGACGCGGAGCTCGTCGCGCTCCTGCTCGGCTCGGGCCTGCCCGGTCACGACGTGTTTGCGCTCGCGCACACGCTGCTCGCGCGCTTCGGCTCGCTGCGCACGCTCCTCGACGCGGCGCCCGACGACTTCAAGGGCCTGCGCGGAATCGGCCCCGCGCGCACCGCAATCTTGGTCGCGGTCGTCGAGCTGGCGCGCCGCGCGCTCGCCGAAAAGGCTCGCGAGCGGCCGCTCGTCGATTCCCCGGGCGCGGTCGAGGATTATCTGCGGCTGCTGATCGGCACGCGGCAGCACGAAGTGTTCGTATGCCTCTTCCTCGATGCCAGGCATCGGCTGCTGCAAACGGAGGAGACCGCGCACGGGTCGCTCACGCGCATGGCCGTCTATCCCCGCGAAATCGTGCGGCGCGCACTATCGCTGAACGCGGCGGCGCTCATCGTCGCGCATAATCATCCGTCGGGCGCGGTACGACCGAGCGCCGCGGACCGGCGCTTGACGCGCGTACTGCGCGACGCGCTCGCGCTCATCGACGTGCGATTGATGGACCATTTCGTCGTCAGCGCAAGCGACACGTTTTCATTCGCGCAGGCAGGCTGGATCTAG
- a CDS encoding FKBP-type peptidyl-prolyl cis-trans isomerase, with product MSLIDLAEVKPGSHVTLHYRLALADGADIVNTFSDKPATLLLGAGQLAPSLEGILIGLKAGHHSTFRLTPEQAFGPRNPDMIQRVSLATLRDNGMVGDDFAPGDLIEFNAPDGGRYAGVLKEIGETSALFDFNHPLAGQALTFEVKIIGIL from the coding sequence ATGAGCCTCATCGACCTTGCAGAAGTGAAGCCCGGTTCGCACGTCACGCTTCATTACCGGCTCGCCCTTGCCGACGGCGCCGACATCGTCAACACATTCTCCGACAAGCCCGCCACGCTCCTGCTCGGCGCGGGGCAGCTTGCGCCGTCGCTGGAAGGAATTCTGATCGGCCTCAAGGCAGGCCACCATTCGACCTTCCGGCTAACGCCTGAGCAAGCATTCGGGCCGCGCAATCCGGACATGATCCAGCGCGTGTCGCTCGCGACGCTGCGCGATAACGGCATGGTCGGCGACGATTTCGCGCCGGGCGACCTGATCGAATTCAACGCGCCGGACGGCGGCCGCTACGCGGGCGTGCTGAAGGAGATCGGCGAGACGTCCGCGCTCTTCGATTTCAACCATCCGCTCGCGGGCCAGGCGCTCACGTTCGAAGTGAAAATCATCGGGATTCTGTAA
- the ispH gene encoding 4-hydroxy-3-methylbut-2-enyl diphosphate reductase: protein MSTTDTLSGQVAAADAEILLAQPRGFCAGVDRAIEIVERAIAMHGAPIYVRHEIVHNKYVVEDLRKKGAIFVEELAEVPSGNTVIFSAHGVSKAVRDEAAVRGLRIYDATCPLVTKVHVEVAKMRQEGVDIVMIGHKGHPEVEGTMGQVERGMHLVESVDDVQKLELPDPERVALVTQTTLSVDDAAEIIGALKTKFPAIREPKKQDICYATQNRQDAVKFMAPQCDVVIVVGSPNSSNSSRLREVAEKRGVAAYMVDAPEQIDPAWVAGKRRIGVTAGASAPEVLAQAVIARLRELGVTNVRALEGIEENVSFPLPRGLNLSPAA, encoded by the coding sequence ATGAGCACCACCGATACGCTGTCCGGTCAGGTCGCCGCGGCCGACGCCGAGATTCTGCTCGCTCAGCCGCGCGGTTTCTGCGCAGGCGTCGATCGCGCGATCGAGATCGTCGAACGCGCGATCGCGATGCACGGCGCGCCGATCTACGTGCGCCACGAGATCGTGCACAACAAGTACGTCGTCGAGGATCTGAGGAAGAAGGGGGCGATTTTCGTCGAGGAGCTCGCGGAAGTGCCGTCCGGCAACACGGTGATCTTCAGTGCGCACGGCGTGTCGAAGGCGGTGCGCGACGAGGCGGCCGTGCGCGGCCTGCGTATCTATGACGCAACGTGTCCGCTCGTCACGAAGGTGCACGTCGAGGTCGCGAAGATGCGTCAGGAGGGCGTCGACATCGTGATGATCGGCCACAAGGGGCACCCGGAAGTCGAAGGCACGATGGGCCAGGTGGAGCGCGGGATGCATCTCGTCGAAAGCGTCGACGACGTGCAGAAGCTCGAGCTGCCCGATCCGGAGCGCGTCGCGCTCGTCACGCAGACGACGCTGTCGGTCGACGACGCGGCCGAGATCATCGGCGCGCTCAAGACGAAATTTCCCGCGATCCGCGAACCGAAGAAGCAGGACATCTGCTACGCGACGCAGAACCGCCAGGATGCGGTGAAGTTCATGGCGCCGCAGTGCGACGTCGTGATCGTCGTCGGCAGCCCGAATAGCTCGAATTCGAGCCGCTTGCGCGAAGTCGCCGAGAAGCGCGGCGTTGCCGCCTACATGGTGGACGCACCCGAGCAGATCGACCCTGCCTGGGTTGCCGGTAAGCGCCGGATCGGCGTGACGGCGGGCGCGTCGGCGCCCGAGGTGCTCGCGCAAGCGGTGATCGCGCGTTTGCGCGAGCTCGGCGTGACCAACGTGCGTGCGCTCGAGGGCATCGAGGAGAACGTGTCGTTCCCGTTGCCGCGCGGCTTGAATCTGTCGCCCGCGGCCTGA
- a CDS encoding branched-chain amino acid ABC transporter permease: protein MDIFVQQILNGLVLGSVYAIIALGYTMVYGILGIINFAHGDVLMVGAMVALSAITVLQNHFPGLGHVATLAIGLGIAAIVCACVGFTIERVAYRPLRRAPRLAPLITAIGVSILLQTAAMMIWSRNPLPFPQLLPTDPINVIKAGENNPGAVISMTEITIIIVAFIVMGGLLLLVHKTKLGRAMRAIAENPNTASLMGVNPNFVISATFMIGSALAALAGVMIASEYGNVHFYMGFIPGMKAFTAAVLGGIGNLGGAMVGGVLLGLIEQLGAGYIGNLTGGVFGSNYQDVFAFIVLIIVLVFRPSGLLGERVADRA from the coding sequence ATGGATATTTTCGTCCAGCAGATCCTCAACGGACTGGTGCTCGGCAGTGTCTACGCCATCATCGCGTTGGGCTACACGATGGTGTACGGCATTCTCGGCATCATCAACTTCGCGCACGGCGACGTGCTGATGGTGGGCGCGATGGTCGCGCTTTCCGCGATCACGGTGCTGCAGAACCACTTCCCCGGTCTTGGCCACGTCGCGACGCTGGCGATCGGGCTCGGAATCGCGGCGATCGTCTGCGCATGCGTCGGCTTCACGATCGAACGCGTCGCCTATCGGCCGCTGCGCCGGGCGCCGCGTCTCGCGCCGCTCATCACCGCGATCGGCGTGTCGATCCTGCTGCAGACGGCCGCCATGATGATCTGGTCGCGCAATCCGCTGCCGTTCCCGCAGTTGCTGCCGACCGATCCGATCAACGTGATCAAGGCGGGCGAGAATAATCCGGGCGCGGTGATTTCGATGACCGAGATCACGATCATCATCGTCGCGTTCATCGTGATGGGGGGGCTGCTGCTGCTCGTGCACAAGACGAAGCTCGGCCGCGCGATGCGTGCGATCGCCGAGAACCCGAACACGGCGAGCCTGATGGGCGTGAATCCGAACTTCGTGATTTCGGCGACCTTCATGATCGGCTCGGCGCTCGCCGCGCTCGCGGGCGTGATGATCGCTTCCGAATACGGCAACGTGCACTTCTACATGGGCTTCATTCCCGGCATGAAGGCGTTCACGGCAGCGGTGCTGGGCGGGATCGGCAACCTGGGCGGCGCGATGGTGGGCGGCGTGCTGCTCGGCCTCATCGAGCAGTTGGGCGCGGGCTATATCGGCAATCTGACGGGCGGGGTGTTCGGCAGCAACTACCAAGACGTGTTCGCGTTCATCGTGCTCATCATCGTGCTGGTGTTCCGGCCGTCGGGCCTCTTGGGCGAACGTGTCGCCGATCGCGCGTAA
- a CDS encoding ABC transporter permease subunit: MTSIQPIETSASLVEERHTAKTVTIGVLTAALVVAAPLLIGAAGGNYWVRVLDFAMLYVMLALGLNVVVGFAGLLDLGYIAFYAVGAYTAALLSSPHLTSHFDWIAQLLPGGLHVPFFVIVPIAMSLAAFFGILLGAPTLRLRGDYLAIVTLGFGEIVRIFMNNLDRPVNVTNGPQGITGIDPVNVAGFNLAQTHEIFGFSLPSVYMYYYLFVICALFVIWVCTRLQHSRIGRAWAAIREDEIAAKAMGINTRNVKLLAFAMGASFGGLSGAMFGAFQGFVSPESFTFWESIVVLACVVLGGMGHIPGVILGAVLLAVFPEFLRSTMSPLQHMLFGHDVIDTEVIRQGLYGLAMVIIMLYRSEGLWPAPKHEDRIAKLAKRGGKKPVRA; encoded by the coding sequence ATGACATCCATTCAACCGATCGAAACGTCGGCTTCGCTCGTCGAAGAGCGCCACACCGCGAAGACCGTCACCATCGGCGTGCTGACCGCGGCGCTCGTCGTCGCGGCGCCGCTCCTCATCGGCGCGGCGGGCGGCAACTACTGGGTGCGCGTGCTCGACTTCGCGATGCTGTACGTGATGCTCGCGTTGGGTTTGAACGTCGTGGTCGGCTTCGCCGGCCTGCTGGACCTGGGCTACATCGCGTTCTACGCGGTGGGCGCGTACACCGCGGCGCTCCTGAGCTCGCCGCACCTGACGTCGCATTTCGACTGGATCGCGCAATTGCTGCCGGGCGGCCTGCACGTGCCGTTCTTCGTGATCGTGCCGATAGCGATGTCGCTCGCCGCGTTCTTCGGCATCCTGCTCGGCGCGCCGACGCTGCGTCTGCGCGGCGACTACCTCGCGATCGTGACGCTCGGCTTCGGCGAGATCGTGCGGATCTTCATGAACAATCTCGACCGTCCGGTCAACGTGACGAACGGGCCGCAGGGGATCACGGGCATCGATCCCGTCAATGTCGCGGGCTTCAACCTCGCGCAGACGCACGAGATCTTCGGGTTCTCGCTGCCGTCGGTCTACATGTACTACTACCTGTTCGTGATCTGCGCGCTCTTCGTGATCTGGGTCTGTACGCGCCTGCAGCATTCGCGGATCGGCCGCGCGTGGGCCGCGATCCGCGAGGACGAGATCGCTGCGAAGGCGATGGGCATCAACACGCGTAACGTGAAGCTGCTCGCGTTCGCGATGGGCGCGTCGTTCGGCGGCCTGTCGGGCGCGATGTTCGGCGCGTTCCAGGGCTTCGTGTCGCCGGAATCATTCACGTTCTGGGAGTCGATCGTCGTGCTCGCTTGCGTCGTGCTGGGCGGCATGGGCCACATTCCCGGCGTGATCCTCGGCGCGGTACTGCTCGCCGTGTTCCCCGAATTCCTGCGCTCGACGATGAGCCCGCTGCAGCACATGCTGTTCGGTCACGACGTCATCGATACGGAAGTGATCCGCCAGGGCCTCTACGGCCTCGCGATGGTGATCATCATGCTGTATCGCTCGGAAGGCCTGTGGCCCGCGCCGAAGCATGAAGACCGAATCGCGAAGCTGGCGAAGCGCGGCGGCAAGAAGCCGGTGCGCGCTTAA
- a CDS encoding ABC transporter ATP-binding protein, with translation MSEQIRLSVKGVNKRFGGLQALSDVGLEIREGEIYGLIGPNGAGKTTFFNVITGLYTPDSGEFRLDGDTYTPTAVHQVAKAGIARTFQNIRLFGGMTALENVMVGRHVRTKHGLLGAVFQTPAERKEEREIKERAIELLDYVGVLQYADYTARNLSYGHQRRLEIARALATDPKLLALDEPAAGMNATEKVELTRLLDKIRSDGRTILLIEHDVKLVMHLCNRMTVLDYGKVIAEGLPQDVQKNPKVIEAYLGAGVH, from the coding sequence ATGAGCGAACAAATTCGACTGTCCGTCAAAGGCGTGAACAAGCGCTTCGGCGGCCTGCAGGCGCTGTCCGACGTCGGCCTCGAGATCCGGGAAGGCGAGATCTACGGCCTGATCGGCCCGAACGGCGCGGGCAAGACCACGTTCTTCAACGTGATCACGGGGCTCTACACGCCCGACTCCGGCGAGTTCCGGCTCGACGGCGACACGTACACACCGACCGCGGTCCACCAGGTCGCGAAGGCGGGCATCGCGCGCACATTCCAGAACATCCGCCTGTTCGGCGGAATGACGGCGCTCGAGAATGTGATGGTCGGGCGCCACGTGCGCACGAAGCACGGCCTCTTGGGCGCGGTGTTCCAGACGCCCGCCGAGCGCAAGGAAGAGCGCGAGATCAAGGAGCGCGCGATCGAGCTGCTCGACTACGTCGGCGTGCTGCAGTACGCGGACTACACCGCGCGCAACCTGTCGTACGGCCATCAGCGTCGGCTGGAAATCGCGCGCGCGCTCGCGACCGATCCGAAGCTGCTTGCGCTCGACGAGCCGGCGGCGGGCATGAACGCGACAGAGAAGGTCGAGCTGACGCGCCTGCTCGACAAGATCCGCTCGGACGGCCGCACGATCCTGCTGATCGAGCACGACGTGAAGCTCGTGATGCACTTGTGCAACCGCATGACGGTGCTCGATTACGGCAAGGTGATCGCCGAGGGTCTGCCGCAGGACGTGCAGAAGAACCCGAAGGTGATTGAGGCATATCTCGGCGCAGGGGTGCACTGA
- a CDS encoding ABC transporter ATP-binding protein, with amino-acid sequence MAAAMLKIKGLQVNYGGIQAVKGVDMEVRQGELVTLIGANGAGKTTTMKAITGLKPYSAGDIEYDGQSIKGVPPHELLKRGLAMVPEGRGIFARMSIVENMQMGAYLRNDTDGIKKDVDRMFGFFPRLKERATQLAGTLSGGEQQMLAMARAILSKPKLLLLDEPSMGLSPIMVEKIFEVVRTISKEGITVLLVEQNARLALQAADRGYVMDSGTVTMEGDAKQMLDDPKVRAAYLGE; translated from the coding sequence ATGGCAGCGGCAATGTTGAAAATCAAGGGCTTGCAAGTCAACTACGGCGGCATCCAGGCCGTCAAGGGCGTTGACATGGAAGTCCGTCAGGGCGAACTCGTCACGCTGATCGGCGCGAACGGCGCGGGCAAGACGACGACGATGAAGGCGATCACGGGTCTCAAACCGTACTCGGCGGGCGACATCGAGTACGACGGCCAGTCGATCAAGGGCGTGCCGCCGCACGAGCTCCTGAAGCGCGGCCTTGCGATGGTGCCGGAAGGCCGCGGGATCTTCGCGCGGATGTCGATCGTCGAGAACATGCAGATGGGCGCGTATCTGCGCAACGACACGGACGGGATCAAGAAGGATGTCGACCGGATGTTCGGCTTCTTCCCGCGCCTGAAGGAGCGAGCGACGCAGCTCGCGGGCACGCTGTCGGGCGGCGAGCAGCAGATGCTCGCGATGGCGCGCGCGATCCTCTCCAAGCCGAAGCTGCTGCTGCTCGACGAGCCGTCGATGGGGCTGTCGCCGATCATGGTCGAGAAGATCTTCGAAGTGGTGCGCACGATCTCGAAGGAGGGCATCACGGTGCTGCTCGTCGAGCAGAACGCGCGTCTCGCGCTGCAGGCGGCCGACCGCGGCTACGTGATGGATTCGGGTACGGTCACGATGGAGGGCGATGCGAAGCAGATGCTCGACGATCCGAAGGTGCGCGCCGCGTATCTGGGCGAGTAA
- a CDS encoding DUF2278 family protein has product MSLDYGFVKAKIKAVASLKAVGRANETQYHVHLTLALPDGDWDVAINVGTSDADDLLKYKLVYDFHHPLTQTLAAAAEGYTDLTNGDALPALDYVRSDVLSETGAWRVSDVMDGTEHPEPIPSVLRLVDAARQQNLDLYVFGRTYVEGNGIHDTHMNQGSAGTHFLHQAGDDANDHNDVWQDGALLVDLGGEQWAAYFAAFEQQAVPTDSLGNPLPGAGPIS; this is encoded by the coding sequence ATGAGCCTCGATTACGGTTTCGTGAAAGCGAAGATCAAAGCGGTTGCGAGTCTGAAGGCGGTGGGGCGCGCGAACGAGACGCAGTATCACGTCCACCTGACGCTCGCGTTGCCCGACGGCGACTGGGACGTCGCGATCAATGTCGGCACCAGCGACGCGGACGACTTGCTCAAGTACAAGCTCGTCTACGATTTTCATCATCCGCTCACGCAGACGCTCGCCGCCGCCGCGGAGGGCTACACCGACCTGACGAACGGCGATGCGTTGCCGGCGCTCGACTACGTGCGCAGCGACGTCCTGAGCGAAACGGGGGCGTGGCGGGTCAGCGACGTGATGGACGGCACCGAGCATCCTGAACCGATTCCGTCGGTGTTGCGGCTCGTCGACGCCGCGCGTCAGCAGAATCTCGATTTGTACGTATTCGGGCGCACGTATGTCGAAGGCAACGGGATTCACGACACGCACATGAATCAGGGATCGGCCGGCACGCATTTTCTGCATCAGGCGGGCGACGACGCGAACGACCACAACGACGTGTGGCAGGACGGCGCGCTTCTCGTTGATCTCGGCGGCGAGCAGTGGGCCGCATATTTCGCGGCGTTCGAGCAGCAGGCGGTGCCGACCGACAGCCTCGGCAATCCGTTGCCGGGCGCGGGGCCGATTTCGTAG
- a CDS encoding GNAT family acetyltransferase, protein MSTALVADDVAIRPFEHGDTDAVLAVWRDTFPAYSDASTPHRDPRRSIELKLATQPELFFVAIAGGRVAGTVMAGYDGHRGWLYSLAVERGARRLGIGRALLAHAEAALTARGCPKVNLQVLPGNDDACRFYEALGYCAEERISFGKRLAAD, encoded by the coding sequence ATGTCGACCGCGCTCGTTGCCGACGACGTCGCGATCCGCCCGTTCGAGCACGGTGACACCGATGCCGTGCTCGCCGTGTGGCGCGATACGTTTCCCGCGTACTCGGACGCAAGCACGCCTCATCGCGATCCGCGGCGCTCGATCGAGCTCAAGCTCGCGACGCAGCCGGAGCTGTTCTTTGTCGCGATCGCCGGCGGGAGGGTCGCCGGGACCGTGATGGCTGGCTACGACGGCCACCGCGGCTGGCTGTATTCGCTCGCCGTCGAGCGCGGCGCACGGCGGCTCGGTATCGGCCGTGCGCTGCTCGCGCACGCGGAAGCGGCGCTCACCGCGCGCGGCTGCCCGAAAGTGAACCTGCAGGTGCTGCCCGGCAACGACGACGCGTGCCGGTTCTACGAAGCGCTCGGCTATTGCGCGGAAGAGCGGATCTCGTTCGGCAAGCGGCTCGCGGCGGATTGA
- a CDS encoding acetylornithine transaminase, with product MPLNDFPIDSLMYITNRPDIVFTHGKGSWLYDHTGKRYLDFIQGWAVNCLGHCNDGLVQALQAQAEKLLNPSPAFYNEPMAKLASLLTQHSVFDKVFFANSGAEANEGAIKLARKWGRKFKNGAYEIITFDHSFHGRTLATMSASGKAGWDTIYAPQVPGFPKAEINNINSVEKLISDKTVAVMLEPIQGEGGVIPASNEFMRQLRALTKQHDLLLIVDEVQSGCGRAGTLFAYELANIEPDIMTLGKGIGGGVPLAALLSKADVAVFEAGDQGGTYNGNPLMTAAGHAVISQLVAPGFLEGVRARGEYLKRKLLELSDERGFEGERGEGLLRALLLGKDIGPQIVEKARDMQPDGLLLNAARPNLLRFMPALNVTNEEIDQMMAMLRSVLDSL from the coding sequence ATGCCGCTGAACGATTTTCCGATCGACTCGCTGATGTACATCACGAACCGCCCCGACATCGTGTTTACGCACGGCAAGGGCTCGTGGCTCTACGACCACACCGGCAAGCGTTACCTGGACTTCATTCAGGGTTGGGCGGTCAACTGCCTCGGCCACTGCAACGACGGCCTCGTCCAGGCGCTGCAGGCGCAAGCGGAGAAGCTGCTCAACCCATCGCCCGCGTTCTATAACGAGCCGATGGCGAAGCTCGCGAGCCTGCTCACGCAGCACAGCGTGTTCGACAAGGTGTTTTTCGCGAACAGCGGCGCGGAAGCGAACGAAGGCGCGATCAAGCTCGCGCGCAAATGGGGCCGCAAATTCAAGAACGGCGCGTACGAGATCATCACGTTCGACCACAGCTTCCACGGCCGCACGCTCGCAACGATGTCCGCGAGCGGCAAGGCCGGCTGGGACACGATCTACGCGCCGCAGGTGCCGGGCTTCCCGAAGGCCGAGATCAACAACATCAACTCGGTCGAGAAGCTGATCAGCGACAAGACCGTCGCCGTGATGCTCGAGCCGATCCAGGGCGAAGGCGGTGTGATCCCGGCGTCGAACGAGTTCATGCGGCAACTGCGCGCGCTGACGAAGCAGCACGATCTCCTCCTCATCGTCGACGAAGTGCAGAGCGGCTGCGGCCGCGCGGGCACGCTGTTCGCGTACGAGCTTGCGAACATCGAGCCGGACATCATGACGCTCGGCAAGGGCATCGGCGGCGGCGTGCCGCTCGCGGCGCTGCTGTCGAAAGCGGACGTCGCGGTGTTCGAGGCAGGCGACCAGGGCGGCACCTACAACGGCAACCCGCTGATGACGGCGGCCGGCCACGCGGTGATCTCGCAGCTCGTCGCGCCGGGCTTTCTCGAAGGCGTGCGCGCGCGCGGCGAATACCTGAAGCGCAAGCTGCTCGAACTGTCGGACGAGCGCGGCTTCGAGGGCGAGCGCGGCGAAGGCCTGTTGCGCGCGCTGCTGCTCGGCAAGGACATCGGCCCGCAGATCGTCGAGAAGGCGCGCGACATGCAGCCGGACGGCCTGCTGCTGAACGCCGCGCGTCCGAACCTGCTGCGCTTCATGCCGGCGCTCAACGTGACGAACGAAGAGATCGACCAGATGATGGCGATGCTGCGTTCGGTGCTCGACTCGCTCTGA